A genomic region of Acidobacteriota bacterium contains the following coding sequences:
- the coaE gene encoding dephospho-CoA kinase (Dephospho-CoA kinase (CoaE) performs the final step in coenzyme A biosynthesis.): MLSVGLTGGIATGKSYVRRHVEARGFPTIDADTVAREVVAPGTAGCAAVVARFGQPVVDAQGGLDRAALGAIVFADAGARRDLEAIVHPAVHATIVSWLERTRDEGSWLAVADIPLLFETGRRYPFDLIVVAACAPEVQLARVMARDGLTEAAARQRIEAQWPIDEKVRLADYVIRTDRSFEDTDRQVDDLIETLRARVSS; encoded by the coding sequence ATGCTGAGCGTCGGCCTGACGGGCGGCATCGCCACCGGCAAGAGCTACGTCCGGCGGCACGTCGAGGCGCGTGGCTTCCCGACGATCGACGCCGACACCGTGGCGCGAGAGGTCGTCGCGCCAGGCACCGCCGGCTGCGCCGCGGTCGTCGCCCGCTTCGGGCAGCCGGTGGTCGACGCCCAGGGCGGGCTCGACCGTGCGGCGCTCGGCGCGATCGTCTTCGCGGACGCGGGGGCGCGCCGCGACCTCGAGGCCATCGTCCACCCGGCGGTCCACGCGACGATCGTGTCGTGGCTCGAACGGACCCGGGACGAAGGCTCGTGGCTCGCCGTGGCCGACATTCCGCTGCTCTTCGAGACGGGCCGCCGGTACCCGTTCGACCTGATCGTGGTCGCCGCGTGCGCGCCCGAGGTGCAGCTTGCGCGGGTGATGGCGCGGGATGGTCTGACGGAGGCGGCCGCGCGGCAACGGATCGAGGCGCAGTGGCCCATCGACGAGAAGGTCCGGCTGGCCGACTACGTGATCCGGACCGATCGAAGCTTCGAGGACACCGACCGGCAGGTGGACGATCTCATCGAGACCCTGCGGGCGCGCGTCTCGTCGTAG